Proteins from a single region of Rhipicephalus sanguineus isolate Rsan-2018 chromosome 5, BIME_Rsan_1.4, whole genome shotgun sequence:
- the LOC119395143 gene encoding uncharacterized protein LOC119395143, whose amino-acid sequence MRALCHMERLHRAPDAGPLLTRLRAVPNSRVGRILDFYDSLVVEEPTPPAHWPAPHCREPLRVSLELPGVRSKRNTPRCAIAQEAAARMHEDLAGRTHVFTDGSVLQDHSAAAACVAPELATDAQRRLSYCASSTTAELVGLQLAADLLRESPAVTGAAIFCDSRAALRQLAMEDRGPPLAQRVAQSLLALRQSGCDVVLQWLPSHVGIVGNEAADELAKRAHSSATPVTDYATSFDSARINFRRELMREHPDARIAAGHAPPLLPATGLSRRDRALLLTLRTGSAWPAERKHRLRGAAAPNCVDCGAVETVAHLLCECPALVDARKRLKTEYHRHGLPCVTLQDFLFPTGYEDRRRGALVALISFLQRAGLIERLF is encoded by the coding sequence ATGCGCGCCCTCTGCCACATGGAGCGCCTTCACCGAGCCCCGGACGCCGGCCCTCTACTCACCAGACTGCGTGCAGTGCCCAACTCGCGCGTCGGACGAATCCTCGATTTCTACGACAGCTTAGTGGTCGAGGAGCCGACGCCCCCTGCTCACTGGCCCGCCCCACACTGCCGCGAGCCCCTGCGAGTCTCCCTCGAGCTCCCCGGTGTCCGCTCCAAGCGCAACACCCCTCGCTGTGCCATCGCTCAAGAAGCCGCAGCGCGGATGCACGAGGACCTCGCCGGCAGGACTCACGTCTTCACTGACGGCTCTGTACTGCAGGACCACTCTGCTGCAGCAGCCTGTGTCGCCCCCGAGCTCGCCACTGATGCCCAGAGACGCCTGAGCTACTGCGCCTCCTCTACCACTGCCGAGCTGGTGGGTCTACAGCTAGCTGCCGATCTCCTTCGCGAGTCGCCGGCGGTCACCGGCGCGGCCATCTTCTGCGATTCCAGGGCAGCCCTGCGCCAACTCGCGATGGAGGACCGCGGCCCTCCGCTCGCCCAGCGCGTCGCCCAGAGCCTCCTGGCACTTCGTCAGAGTGGTTGCGACGTGGTCCTGCAATGGctaccatcccacgttggcatcgTGGGCAACGAGGCGGCGGACGAACTCGCGAAGCGAGCACACTCCAGCGCGACCCCGGTCACGGACTACGCAACATCGTTCGACTCGGCGCGCATCAACTTTCGCCGTGAGTTGATGCGAGAGCATCCGGACGCGCGGATCGCCGCTGGACACGCCCCACCTCTCCTTCCTGCAACTGGCCTCTCCCGCCGcgatcgcgcgctcctcctcaccctgaggaccggttcggcGTGGCCCGCGGAACGTAAACATCGTCTCCGCGGAGCggctgcaccgaactgcgtcgATTGCGGCGCGGTAGAAACAGTTGCACATCTCCTCTGCGAGTGCCCCGCCCTTGTCGACGCACGGAAGCGGCTGAAAACTGAGTACCACCGCCACGGCCTGCCCTGTGTAACCCTACAGGACTTCCTGTTCCCCACCGGCTACGAGGATCGCCGCCGTGGCGCTCTTGTGGCCCTGATCTCCTTCCTTCAACGCGCGGGCCTGATCGAGCGGCTTTTCTAA